The Pristiophorus japonicus isolate sPriJap1 chromosome 13, sPriJap1.hap1, whole genome shotgun sequence genome contains the following window.
TGCCATGTAACCGCAGAGCGGCTACAGCTTACAACATCCCTACTGCTGGCAACTTTTAAGGGTTTACAGAAAGGTGAACATATATTTGCAACACTGAGATGCTTACACTTGTGGATTTATTTACACAACAAGTTTCAGATGGTAGTTACAGTGTTAAGCACAAATGAGCCAAAGAAAGACCTGTAAGATATGTATTTAATATATAATATATACTAATTACATGCTCTCGAAATGGTGAAAAGCATAGTTGTGGCACTTGTTGGGCTGCCTTTGAGCACCACGTTAACTGTTAATCCCAGTACAATCTACCTAGGACTGTCTCCAATGCTCAGTGATAATTTCCTCACACAGGCTCCAAATTGCACAATAGACCTTACAGACTGGTTCCTTTCACTTTCATAAAAAATGTAGTTAGTATATATTGTGTAAAATAACAAACTGTACAGGCAGTAAAGCATGAAAACTCAATCGCCGAGTTTTGCTGACACACAAACCGTTTGAGCTGTATTCATTTATTGCATCAAAATCCCCGCAGGACCATCCCAATTAGCCTTCGTCACTGCCACCCCCAGTCTGCAGGCTCCCTTCAAAATATAAAGAAAAGTTCCTTCTGAGGAAGCAAAGTTAGACAGTGGGACTACGGAGCAGTTGCACACAATCCGTCCACAACTCACTGATAATATGGCCGATATCGTGCCTGATCAGGGTGATGGGGTCCAGGCAGTGGTGCCTGTGGAGGAGGAGGGACTTGAATCCTCGGTGGAGGGGGGCCTCTGGGAGCAGGCCAAACACCAATGCCTGGACTATGCCCTCCAGGCTGAGAAAACGGAGGACTAAGAGTTCCCTGGTCTTCTGTATACTGCGGCATTGAGGAGGCAGAGTAATGGTGGGGAGGAGGAGTGTTTACAGGGGGACCAGTGTGCTGCGGAGGGGGAGGTCCATGGGGCGGATGGTTCATATACGGTGGCATCTGAGCCAAGATGTGCCCCGGAGGCGGGTTGATTGGTGGAGGAGCGGCTGACAGCGGTGGAGGCGGAGCCTGGTTGTACACCATGTGGGGGTTGCCAGCTGCCTGGGCCGGGTGCTGCATGGGGTGGTTTattggtggaggagggggaggaggcggaGCATAGTGCTGCTGTGGAGGCAGCATGTGCAGTGGGTGAGCCACCACTGGATTGTTCTGGTATTCAGGATGATGATGAGGTGCAGCAGGAGGGGGCTCCCGACTGCCTGTACTCGAAGAGTCGTCTTGAATAGGAACCGTGATCAGGTTGCTGTGTTTCCTTGTTGTCACTGTTGAGATTCGAAAGgtttcctgactcaccgacctaggtgGTGGAGCAAGAGACATCTCGGAGGGCGGGGGGCGGATGTCCTCATGAGCCTGGCTGTAGTGATCGTGGGACACGTGCTGCAGAGGGGGTGGCGGCATCATGATGGCATGTTGCTTGGGAGGAAGGTGAGAAATATGGTGCTTGTCTTGTGGTATCAGAAAACGCTCTGGAATCTCTGCCGGAGGTGCCATGGCAGGGTGGAGTGCTTCTGGCTGTGATCTAATGACAGCCTTGCCAGTTCTCATGTGCCGGTGGTTGATGTGAGCTTGCAAGTCCCTCTGAGAAAGGTACGTCCGTTTGCAGCCTTGGACAATGCTACACATGAAGAGGGAGCCCCGTGAACACTGCTCAATGCGTTGCACTGGGTCATTGCACCTAAACAATGGAAAGGACACAGTTCGGTCAGCCCACACATCATTGCAGCTCCTTTCAAAAACACAAACCCTTCTGCTTTTAACCAGTCATGCCATAATTAAACACCGTGTCATATTTAATCATTGTGGCCGCTGTTGAACCATCCCATCTGACATTTTAATCCAGTTCTGATCACCAAAAATATGCTCAATGATCTTTCCCAAGTTTATAGAAACAGAATCAAGATTCAACATAAAGGACCAAGGCATTTATTTTCACAAGCAGTAAAGTCAGTTTATAAAGTAACATGTGAAGTATGGTCAGTCTGGCTTAGTTAGCAGCTCCAGAgtcgaaggctgtgggttcaaggtcCACTCCAGGACACATGCTTGGAACCTGGCACGGGGCCAGTGAGGGACTGGAGGTGTCACCTTTCGGATGAAGTGTATGACCAGACCTCGCCTGCCTATTCCAATCTCATGACATTTTGTGAAGAACAGTAGCGAGTTTATAAAATGGCTAACATTTATTGATAAATATACCTACAGCCACTGCATTCCAACACAACGTGTGTGTGCACTCCAAtgtgaaagccactatataaatgcaggtaatAGAGGAAACCAGAGGAGGATTCAGTCAGTGGCTGAGagagttcatagaatcatggaaatttacagcatggaaggaggccattttggcccatcgtgtccgcgccggccgaccaagagctgtccagcctaatcccactttccagctcttggtccgtagccctgtaggttacggcacttcaagcacacatccaagtactttttaaatgtggtgaggatttctgcttctaccaccctttcaggcagtgagttccagatccccaccaccctctgagtgaagaaatttccacttAAAACCTcccctaaaccttctaccaattactttaaatctatgctccttctgctaagggaaataggtctttcctatccactctatctgggcccctcaattttatacacctcaataagatctcccctcagcccctctgttccaaagaaaatatacccagcatatccaatctttcctcatagataaaattctccagtccaggcaacatcttcatgaatctcctctgtaccctctccagtgcaatcacatctttcctgtaatgtggtgaccagaactgcacaccgtactccagctgcagcctaaccagtgttttatacagttcaagtataacgtccctgctcttgtattccatgcctcggctaataacggcaagtattctgtatgtcttcttaaccaccttatctacctggcctgctaccttcagggatctgtggacatgcactccaaggtccctttgttcctctacacttttcagtatcctaccatttaatgtgtattcccttgccttgttagccctccccaaatgcattacctcacacttctccagattgaattccatttgccactgttctgccgacctgactagttgattgatatcttcctgcagtccgcagctttcttcttcattatcaaccacacggccgattttaatatcatctgcaaacttcttaatcatatcccctacattaaagtctaaatcattgatatataccacaaaaagagggacccagtactgagccctgtggaaccccactggaaacagccttccagtcacaaaaacacccatcgaacattaccctttgcttcctgcctctgagccaattttggatccaactttgtcctggatcccatgggcttttacttttgtgaccagtctgccatgtgagacctcatCAAAAGTtttcctaaaatccatatacactacatcataagcattgccctcatcgaccctccttgttacctcctcaaaaaattctatcaagttactcagacacaaccttcccttaacaaatcggtgctgactgtccctgattaatccgtgtctttctaaatagcAGGACAATCCAGTAGGGACGAGATCAGCATTCCTTTCCAGCCTCTAATTGCTTCCATATAACATACACCCTTTCTCTTAAAAAACAGAGTCAAAGTGCGCATTATATGAGAATACATTAGATGAGGGAAGAGCTCGTACAAAAACAAGTATGGCAGGAGTCGACAGTTAAAGAAATGGATAAAGGAAACCCCCAAATACTGAAAATAAGGTGCTGTCCTGGAAAAATATTTTCTAACAATATTCTCACCAGAGTGAGTTTGTTTCCTCTAACTGGCTCTTTCCTAGGCCTGAAATTCCCTGTTTTACACAGCAATATACTCCAATGCAGACAATGCCTCACAGTGCATATGGATTATAGAACTTAAATGTGACcagttttagaatcatagaatcatacagcacaggggcCATTTGGACCATCGTGTGCGACAGAGTGATCCGACTGACCCACTCCCACACCGTTACCgagctgtgtctctcccacaccgtTACCgagctgtgtctctcccacaccgtTACCaagctgtgtctctcccacaccgtTACCGAGCTGTGGATTCTCTCCGTCCATTAGTTAATGCACTGCTCCAAGCTGCACACACTGACAACCACAATAAGTCTGCTGTAAAGCTGCTTAAATAAATAGCTCTCGGACTTTCAGCCTTTTGTAAACTTCAATAAAATGTTACTGCATGGAATACAATTCTACCCGCTCTAGTATAGTATATCATGTAAAAGCATTCTTTTCTCGTCACTTTTTAACCTagggaaacatagaatcatagacaaatcatagaaatttacagcgttgaaggaggccatttcggcccatcgtgtccacaccggccgaccaagaactatccagcctaatcccattttccagctcttggtccgtagccctgtcggttacgacacttcaggtgcacatccaagtactttttaaatgtggtgagggtttctgcctctaccaccctttcaggcagtgagttccagacccccaccatcctctgggtgaagaaatttcccctcatatctcctctaaacctcctaccaattactttatatctatgtcccctggttgttgacccctctgctaagggaaataggccctttctatccactctatccaggcccctcataattttgtacacctcaatcaggtctcccctcagcctcctcagttccaaggaaaacaaacccagcctatccaatcttttctcatggctaaaattctccagccccggcaacatcctcttaaatctcctctgtatcctctccagtgcaatcacattcttcctgtaatgcagtgataagaactgcacgcagtactctagctgtggcctaaccaatgttttatacttaacccccttgctcttatattgtatgtctcggctaataaaggcaagcattccatatgctttcttaaccatcttatctacctggcctgctaccttcagggatctatggacatgcactccaaggtccctttgttcctctacacttctcagtgttctaccatttaatgtgtattcccttgccttgttagccctccccaaatgcattacatcacatttctccggattgaattccatttgccactgttctgcccacttgaccagttgattgatatcttcctgcagtccgcagctttcttcttcattatcaaccacacagccgattttagtgtcatctgcaaacttcttaatcatactcccctacattcaagtctggatcattaatatataccacaaaaagcaagggacccagcactgagccctgtggaaccccactggaaacatccttccagtcacaaaaacacccatcgaacattaccctttgctttctgccttgagccaattttgaatccaacttaccactttgccctggatcccatgggcttttactttcgtgaccagtctgccatgtgggaccttatcaaaagccttgctgcatgcacgcatccccacaggaaggataTTCGCAGGGCAGGGATTTGGGCTATTTGTGTATAGCCTACCAgtacaagagttttaaaacatagaaaaatttaattttaactaatattaaaaaccctatccattaaggcaagtttatttttaaccctattaaaacatattttaaaacatttcaaaaaaatattttctaattaatttcaatgaattttaaatatgcaaGGCTTTTGTTAAATGTACTGTGTTGTGTTTGTTTTTGGGGGTATTatctgatagtaatgggagctggtagaaatggaactcaccattatcaTCACTGTACATGTTGATTGGTCCAGCCCTGTACGCTGGGCTGCGCATCGAGGCCTCGGACCGCAAGGAAAAGTTCCTCCGGGACCACGGAAAAACATTTCGGTCGGAGGCGTCAGCCCAtatgaagcctccaaccacaaatttCGAGCCAATATGACTGTATATAATTCAGATTGAGGTAATATAAATGCAAGCAACAATGAACCTCTTAATAAAAGGCACGGGAATTTCCTAGATATTTATTGTTTACCCTGCATATACACTTTACACACAAGGACAGCCACAGTTCCTGGAACCTTCTCATCTAAGTGACTAAGATAACTTTCTAAAGTGTATTCAATGCTACATTTTTGCTACTTTGCTGTCAGCAAACCTCTACAGCCAACTTAGTAATAAATGGCCAAATTCAGATTTATTATAGGATTGTGGATTTGTGGCCGTTCATGGTTTTGTATCAGAGACACAGAAGCCAGTTAATTTCATTGCAACAATCTTTACCAAAGTAACAGTGTGAGTGGTGGGAGCTACAGCTAGCGATAGCACACTTTAATTGTCTGTGGCATTCCTCCCTCCGTGGTCAATAGAGGAGTCAATCAGTTCATTTTTGTGTTTTAAGTTAATATGATGCAGGTTTTGCAGTGAATATTGTAGAATCATAAAATAATACAGCACACGAGCCCATtgggcccactgtgcctgtgccagttctttggtcGAGCTATacacttagtcccactccccgctctttccccacagccctctcagtgttttcccttcaagtatttatccaattcccttttgaaagttactgttgaagctGCTTCctgcaccctttcagccagtgcgtTCCCAATCACAACTCGCTGTATATTTCTTCCCCCTCATGTGACCTCTGACCgatctttctgccactggaaacagttcctcccaaCTTACaaaagattttgaacacctttctcaaagctcctcttaaccttctctgctctaaggagaacaaccccaacttctccagtctctccacgtagctGAAGTCTTTCAACCCtggtagcattctagtaaatctctactGCACCCTctacaaggccttgatatccttcctaaagtcctAAAGATTGGGACAGTCAGTTATTGGATGCGGCGCAGAGGATGTTCAACTATTGGGGTTcagaggatattcagttattggggtacagaggatattcagttattggagggggttcataagaacataagaaataggagcaggagtaggccatttggcccctcgagcctgctccgccatttaataaaatcatggctgaactgatcatggactcagctctacttccctgcccgctccccataaccctttattcccttactgctcttaaatctgtccatctctgtcttaaatatattcaatgacccagcctccacagctctctggggcagagaattccacagatttacaaccctcagagagaagaaattcatcatcttagttttaaatgggcagccccttattctgagactatgccccctagttttagtctcccctatgaatggaaatgtaCTCTCaggatccaccttgtcgagccccttcattatcttatatatttcgataagatcacctctcattcttctgaactccaatgagcataggcccaacctacgcaacttatcttcataagtcacccccctcgtctccggaatcaacctagtgaaccttctctgaactg
Protein-coding sequences here:
- the cbll1 gene encoding E3 ubiquitin-protein ligase Hakai isoform X3 — protein: MVLNLFPEVRISATTRAPDSWNTDKDLQGTDGPGALGGIDVRRRIPIKLISKQSNRNRVSSRSQRNMSRSSSKSLPQDEEGFDYNEDESYECKGGELFGSQRRLPLQFFWDFKINLLGEKDDTPIHFCDKCGLPIKIYGRMIPCKHVFCFNCASLHEKKGDKMCPGCNDPVQRIEQCSRGSLFMCSIVQGCKRTYLSQRDLQAHINHRHMRTGKAVIRSQPEALHPAMAPPAEIPERFLIPQDKHHISHLPPKQHAIMMPPPPLQHVSHDHYSQAHEDIRPPPSEMSLAPPPRSVSQETFRISTVTTRKHSNLITVPIQDDSSSTGSREPPPAAPHHHPEYQNNPVVAHPLHMLPPQQHYAPPPPPPPPINHPMQHPAQAAGNPHMVYNQAPPPPLSAAPPPINPPPGHILAQMPPYMNHPPHGPPPPQHTGPPVNTPPPHHYSASSMPQYTEDQGTLSPPFSQPGGHSPGIGVWPAPRGPPPPRIQVPPPPQAPLPGPHHPDQARYRPYYQ
- the cbll1 gene encoding E3 ubiquitin-protein ligase Hakai isoform X4, whose translation is MSRSSSKSLPQDEEGFDYNEDESYECKGGELFGSQRRLPLQFFWDFKINLLGEKDDTPIHFCDKCGLPIKIYGRMIPCKHVFCFNCASLHEKKGDKMCPGTVVVPHDTMEGVLSVKMGLGLHMDCAVITPTNAVMDRCICDRCNDPVQRIEQCSRGSLFMCSIVQGCKRTYLSQRDLQAHINHRHMRTGKAVIRSQPEALHPAMAPPAEIPERFLIPQDKHHISHLPPKQHAIMMPPPPLQHVSHDHYSQAHEDIRPPPSEMSLAPPPRSVSQETFRISTVTTRKHSNLITVPIQDDSSSTGSREPPPAAPHHHPEYQNNPVVAHPLHMLPPQQHYAPPPPPPPPINHPMQHPAQAAGNPHMVYNQAPPPPLSAAPPPINPPPGHILAQMPPYMNHPPHGPPPPQHTGPPVNTPPPHHYSASSMPQYTEDQGTLSPPFSQPGGHSPGIGVWPAPRGPPPPRIQVPPPPQAPLPGPHHPDQARYRPYYQ
- the cbll1 gene encoding E3 ubiquitin-protein ligase Hakai isoform X1: MVLNLFPEVRISATTRAPDSWNTDKDLQGTDGPGALGGIDVRRRIPIKLISKQSNRNRVSSRSQRNMSRSSSKSLPQDEEGFDYNEDESYECKGGELFGSQRRLPLQFFWDFKINLLGEKDDTPIHFCDKCGLPIKIYGRMIPCKHVFCFNCASLHEKKGDKMCPGTVVVPHDTMEGVLSVKMGLGLHMDCAVITPTNAVMDRCICDRCNDPVQRIEQCSRGSLFMCSIVQGCKRTYLSQRDLQAHINHRHMRTGKAVIRSQPEALHPAMAPPAEIPERFLIPQDKHHISHLPPKQHAIMMPPPPLQHVSHDHYSQAHEDIRPPPSEMSLAPPPRSVSQETFRISTVTTRKHSNLITVPIQDDSSSTGSREPPPAAPHHHPEYQNNPVVAHPLHMLPPQQHYAPPPPPPPPINHPMQHPAQAAGNPHMVYNQAPPPPLSAAPPPINPPPGHILAQMPPYMNHPPHGPPPPQHTGPPVNTPPPHHYSASSMPQYTEDQGTLSPPFSQPGGHSPGIGVWPAPRGPPPPRIQVPPPPQAPLPGPHHPDQARYRPYYQ
- the cbll1 gene encoding E3 ubiquitin-protein ligase Hakai isoform X2 codes for the protein MAEADKDLQGTDGPGALGGIDVRRRIPIKLISKQSNRNRVSSRSQRNMSRSSSKSLPQDEEGFDYNEDESYECKGGELFGSQRRLPLQFFWDFKINLLGEKDDTPIHFCDKCGLPIKIYGRMIPCKHVFCFNCASLHEKKGDKMCPGTVVVPHDTMEGVLSVKMGLGLHMDCAVITPTNAVMDRCICDRCNDPVQRIEQCSRGSLFMCSIVQGCKRTYLSQRDLQAHINHRHMRTGKAVIRSQPEALHPAMAPPAEIPERFLIPQDKHHISHLPPKQHAIMMPPPPLQHVSHDHYSQAHEDIRPPPSEMSLAPPPRSVSQETFRISTVTTRKHSNLITVPIQDDSSSTGSREPPPAAPHHHPEYQNNPVVAHPLHMLPPQQHYAPPPPPPPPINHPMQHPAQAAGNPHMVYNQAPPPPLSAAPPPINPPPGHILAQMPPYMNHPPHGPPPPQHTGPPVNTPPPHHYSASSMPQYTEDQGTLSPPFSQPGGHSPGIGVWPAPRGPPPPRIQVPPPPQAPLPGPHHPDQARYRPYYQ